Genomic segment of Drosophila simulans strain w501 chromosome 2R, Prin_Dsim_3.1, whole genome shotgun sequence:
aaacgaattgatgggcaaacgattccagctttccaatttttaaaattcgatTTTACAAATCCCAGCTTCCTTAAGCTAGTTAAGTTAACTAAAATCTGCAATTGAATTTAGTTTCGCTGTCCAACATCGCTTATAAAAGGGTGTTGAAAAAgttcaaaaaatttaaatcaatgtcAAGTCCAATGACCGCTACAAGCAATTTTCCATGTACATATacaatgtacatatttatgtatgtacatatatgtacatatatttttaaggtgCTGTGTCTGCAAAGTTTTGGCACTGACCACGAAAGCAGAATCGCCATGAACGCGATGCTGGAGGCACACGTCGGGTAGCTGGACAGGAAGAGGCCGTGCTTGTAGTAGAAGTGCGAGACGGAGGCGGGCAGTCCGGTGGAGGAGGCTGCCGCAGCGGCCGCCACTCCTGTGGACGAAGGGGCGGGGCCGGGGGGCTTGCCGGCCAGGCCGCTGCTGTTGGATGCTGCTGTGCGCGGCGACGTCGACGACGCTGCCGCGGCCGCCCTGGCAGAAACATCTGTTGCGGCGgccatgttgttgttggcacAGAACTTACACTTACACCGAGGTgaacacacacaggcgcacgGCCACgacttgcacacacacacactcacactctaGAGAGGAGAATCTGACCACGAACTTTGTTCTAACACTTTAGCAGCAAAGTACGAGTTCGGTATTCGCGGTTTTTGCGCGGATTCGGATTTGCACACTCGACTGCGGCAATTACGCAACCCGACGTTTGCAACGCATCATCTGCGTAGGCAGATCATCTATACGAAAATTTATGGGCGTGGAGATCAACCAATATTGGTAGGAAAAACACTACAAAAAAATTTACGAATTTAGCTATTCGACACGTATAAATCCTTAGTCATAAATGGGACATGCCTCTTAGGAAAAGAAAACCCATATGGTATTTAAAAAGTGAATTGCCTACGTAATTTCTAGCATTTCAGATTTTGGGACCTTCCAAATAATTCACATTCGGGATAACGAATCACGGAACAGGCTATGAAGTTGTTTTTGCTCAACTCAATGAACGAGcagataatgaaataaatacgCAAGTTTGTTTTAGTAATATGCATTTTCAATGCAGTGCGCAGCAcgtacatacaaatatatgtacatatctggGGATTGAACTTCCTAAAGCAGGATCAATCTTTAGCTTACACTGTAAACTTTAAGGTGTCGGTTTTCTGCAGAGCATCCAGAGAgaaatttgattaaatgcttttccgaaatgtttgcaaataGCCTTAATATTATTAACCCAAAAAACGTTTTGACACGCCCACAAGCAGCCTAAAACTTCCACGTTCACAAATTTGTTCTTATTTACTCATATTAAATTTCGAGTTCGCATTTCCTTTAGCTGAGTAAccggtatctgatagtcggcgAACTCGACTATAGGATTCTCTCTTgttgaaatttgaaatccGGAAATATTTGCCCACGAACTAGTAattttgcccacgtccagttttgAAGATATacaatttggaaaaaaaaaattaagaaatttttttgtaatcgCATAACATTATTTTGACACTCTTAAGTATAAAGTATAggtttaattttgaaaatataaccCATTAAAGAACATCTCGGCCTTATCAGAAAATTATCCTAAAATATCCTAAATACCCTAAAACTGtcaaaaaataatgtttgccAACCCATTAAAATTAGTTGCTATTgtcgtttgcccaaccttaACAATAATTCGTATCGTTTTTAAGGATGGTCGTTTGCCTATCGTTGGCCAAcgttttttattgataatatACAGTTTtaagaaatgggaaaacgcTTTATTCTCTGATAAGACTAAGATTAAAGTATAACTTTTCAAaagattaatttttttttaaattttgaagagtgggcaaacgatgtaattgcgattaaaaaatttttgattttcgaaaTTTCATATCTTTAAAACTCGAGgtgaaaaaaaacgaattgatgggcaaacgattccagctttccaatttttaaaattcgatTTTACAAATCCCAGCTTCCTTAAGCTAGTTAAGTTAACTAAAATCTGCAATTGAATTTAGTTTCGCTGTCCAACATCGCTTATAAAAGGGTGTTGAAAAAgttcaaaaaatttaaatcaatgtcAAGTCCAATGACCGCTACAAGCAATTTTCCATGTACATATacaatgtacatatttatgtatgtacatatatgtacatatatttttaaggtgCTGTGTCTGCAAAGTTTTGGCACTGACCACGAAAGCAGAATCGCCATGAACGCGATGCTGGAGGCACACGTCGGGTAGCTGGACAGGAAGAGGCCGTGCTTGTAGTAGAAGTGCGAGACGGAGGCGGGCAGTCCGGTGGAGGAGGCTGCCGCAGCGGCCGCCACTCCTGTGGACGAAGGGGCGGGGCCGGGGGGCTTGCCGGCCAGGCCGCTGCTGTTGGATGCTGCTGTGCGCGGCGACGTCGACGACGCTGCCGCGGCCGCCCTGGCAGAAACATCTGTTGCGGCGgccatgttgttgttggcacAGAACTTACACTTACACCGAGGTgaacacacacaggcgcacgGCCACgacttgcacacacacacactcacactctaGAGAGGAGAATCTGACCACGAACTTTGTTCTAACACTTTAGCAGCAAAGTACGAGTTCGGTATTCGCGGTTTTTGCGCGGATTCGGATTTGCACACTCGACTGCGGCAATTACGCAACCCGACGTTTGCAACGCATCATCTGCGTAGGCGACGCAGGGTCCGGTTCGCCCGATATTGcgatattattattgtttattaatagCGGCGCCTCGCTGGCTCCTGCTGGCTGTGGACTTAGCTTGGATctgggcttgggcttgggcaTGGGCCGTATATCGATACATGTTCACCGGCGATTTGCATTctatttctattgatttttctttttcttgcgCTTCATTCGCACCTTTTGGCCCCACGTTATTTGCGCCgtgcggttgttgttgctgccgctgcaatTAATTGACGTTTTTGCGCATCTTCGGCGctctttcacacacacacgcgacaAGCATACGGGTTATTCTTATAGGAATCTGCGACGTAAACGTCGCTCCCACCGGGTATTTTttacttaattgaaattaaagcaGCGCCGCGGCTTATTGTTATCAAATTAGGAAGGTATATTTCACTTTTCTGGGCGGATGTGCCGTACCTAACCGCCGAGCAGAACAAAATTTAAGGCAGATCAAGTGTTGCCGATAGCTCAGCCGCAGCACAGGTACAAGGTAATGGCGATCAGACGAGTCCGCCAATAAGTTTAATATGCAGCTTTTCGTTAAGCACGTTTTTCTATACCGAACCGCAAAATTGGATGCGCCCCGCGTCACCACTCACGTTAGAACAAAATGCTGGCTCCCCGTGAGTCAGCGAGCGCGAACTAGTTCGCGGCCGAACCAAAACATTGAACAGCTGAGTCAGCGCAGCGCTGCCCGCTGCACGGAATGAGCACCTGTTCGACTTCGGCGCGGGACAGGAAACTGCCCCAATTCCCATGAATCCCCATGTCCAACCAAAGCCAGGTCTCAGCCGTTTCgactatttattatttattttaagattcGGCAACAGCTGCAGATAAACGGGTCACAGTTCACTTGGACAGTGCTGCCAGACCGAACACAGACCTTTTGAGTTGCCCGTCCCTTGGCGCTCGATttgatttttgaatttatctGTTGATCGCTATAGGCTTACAATTTAAGACACGTACACTATTATTAATCATTGAAGTGGTGtaacttttgatttttcttcaaAGTAAGAATTAACTCGATAACTCTTGAGtggtgtttgttttgtttagaaGTATAACCTCGATGAGCATGAAAATTAGCCTTATTTGTTATTATCTACACGTCTTTGTTAAATACATTCACCTCTCTCAGATCTCACAAAATCCTTCATATTTTAGTATGATCGGGCAATGCGGCTATCTGCAAAACGTGGACCGCAGCCGTAGTGGCTCGTGAATTGACAGGCATAATAGACGCAGTAAGTACTAGTCGATCTTGGTTGTTGGCATGGTGTACTCCGCTGTAAGGGACGCCATTTCGCCCGCGTCATGCGGGTGTCCATCGTCCACCGCTTCCTGGTTGCTATATCGGTGTCGCAAGTTCGCCTCCTCCTGCATGGCATAGTCACCTTGAGTTAATTGGTGATACTGGGCGGCCTCGCTCCTCGTCTCCGGCATACTTCCCGCTCCGTTCAGGCCGCTACTGCTCCAATTCCGGCGTCCGAACAGCACCACCGTGCCCTTGCTCAGCAGCGGACAGAGCAGTGTTTGGTGGCAACACGCAAATATCCGGTAATTTGATCCCTGGAACGGATCTGACATCGCCGCACAGAGCATGTGGTCCAGATTGATACCAGTAAACTGCAAAGAAGGGAAGGTTTTAGTGACAGGAGACGTTTTGgatatattgtaaataatgAATGAGCATAGatgtaaaacatttttgctcGAAAGTAATAAAGAGGTTTTGCTAAATGTGCAAAGTTACTTTGTTCAAGGCCACTTACAATCGAGAGCGGAGAGAGCAGAGCGAAGTGATAAAACAGCATGAAGGCGGTACCTATATGGGACCAGTGGAACTCGCTGAGGTCCTCGACAGTGTACGCTCCTGAAAGAGAAAACAAGAGTACTTTCCCGACCAAATAGATGGCGTCTCCTAGTTACCGCTTCGGATAATGTAAATCGGTATTATATAGAGCAGTGCATGCTGGATCCAATAGGTGGCCTGCTCGAAGGGATATGTCCGGCCCTCCACCTCggggaaaagaaaagccagaaaTGGGCCGTTCAGATTGCTCATCTGTATACGAAAGAGCGCTGTCGTCGTCTTCGTCGGCTTGGCGGCCAAAAGATAAATCTGTAAGTATTccatgtatttttaattgttctaCGACAATCCACATGACAAATTGTTAACCTGCAGACAGGACTGGACATGACATGGATTCAAGGCGAAAATCATTGACTGTCCGGAGAGTTTGAAGCCCATCTCAATGCCAAAGATCATTGACAAGGCTATAAGCAGAAACAGTCTTGTAGGACTGTGTGGCTTCTGTATCTCGTTCGGCGGCGGAAGTTTAATCGGCGCTAGGCGTTGCCAGGAGCGGTGCATTATAAAGATGAAGAGGGCGGACAGTAGTATCGTCTCCAACCAGCGACGTCGATCTGTCATGTAGTTGATGCATTCTGGTCCCGTTGTCCTCGGAATCTCATCGGATATTCCGCCGACTGCCCAGTCCCATCCCATTTTAAGGCTGTGATGTGAAGCGTCTAGGGTAGTGAGATAACCACTTCTGAAAAAACACCATTGTTAGTATTTTGAGCCGTGCCATGTTTGGTAAGTAAGTAACGTACGAATCCAAATCGAACCCTGTTCTGAggatttcataaaaaatttacaagatttaCAACTAAATAACTCTTCTTTCGGAAAGGAAGTTACACACAAGTAGTTGTATTGCATTACAAACagagttaaattaaaacatcgcttttaaaataaagtcccaattcttattgttgttggtaTATCGATAGGAAATggaagaaatataaataacattcAGCATCCGAAGACCTTCGCGCTTATACGGACATGCGGACGGACACAACGTTAACAAGAGAAATAACCATCAAAAAATAGTtcaacattttcgaaaagtgtGGGAGCGACTGTTTATGCAACTTGTGGCGTTTAGGGGGCGTGACAGTCTTCTTATCTGTTGCTATTCTGCTTGCGTAATCTTAACTTTCTACTAGGCAGTTTCTCGTTTCTCGACGTTTTACGGAATGGGCATGACCAGATTGGCTagtgatcaagaatatatatacgttATAGGGCCGGAATAGCTTTCTACTACGAGTAACTGGATGGTGGGGAAGCTGTCCTCGAAGTAGACTCCACGCCTAGAACAATGCCAGGGATGTTTTCAAAACATTGGTTACTAGGAGATTGCCGCATTGCAGCGTGTGCAATATCAGGTGCTAAGTTTACAAACACGGCCTGCAGGCATAGATCTCAAAGAATATGAATTCATGTCAGCGTTGACATTTGTCGCAGCTGTCCATTGGCCACTTGCCAagggccaaaaccaaaaacctcAAAGCGGAAAGCCGAAGGCCAATGTGCGGGCCCATTGCAATGTTAGCCAGCGACGTACATATTTAAAGGGCGCTTTTGGGCGTGTTTCCCGCAAGGTGGCTATGAATAATGCCAGATCAGGCCACAAATTAAACCAATACGGTGGTTCAGCTGCAGGCCTATAAGCGGAAACCTAGCATGGGACGGACGTACAGCCGCAGTCATTGTTATTTTCATTGTCAAGAACACGAAAGCTTTTAGGGGAAAAACAGACTAAGGTACCGGGGTTATAAAACCCTTTTATAGTCATTTGGATCCATATTTGTAACCCATCCACAAGCTTCGTATCTATCATAGTTATAGCTAACTTGAATGTGCTGACAAATATAGAACGGTAGGATATTGTTGATTAGATTAAATAACTCACAAAAATCGTTAAGTAATCAGGTTTAACCAACGACGGCGTACATATGCACATTTATAGCTTTTCTAAATATACGTACATGCTGACATTGGAAAACCATTAGGGAAATATTCAACAATCTTTTCGACAGtgctacatatgtacatatgcagtTACTAAACTTCggcaaaaaatcaaagaaaaaaagaCCGTTCGCGCCGAcacgattttcgatttttccatCCGTTACCTATAAGTCTTCCGCCTGAAACTGCCACGTGTTCTGGTCCGAAGCTCCGTGAGATACCCCTAGATTCACCGATGAATTTTTCACGCTATAAAGCAAATCCCGCGGATATCGCACATGCtttattccttttttatgtttaattacATATTGAGTGCATGTCTGCATTAAGCATGCAATTCGCTGGGCGAAAAGAAGAAGGGTGGCGAAAAAAACGCGACGTTCTCACTGAGCGACTGTCTGCAAGCGACTGGGACTTAGCGCGGCTGGCGCACATTGTCCTTGGTCGAGCTTTCACTTTCTTCCTCTCGGCGCACGCGCTCTCGCCCATTTGCTCTTTGCTAAATTGGGCGCCAAAAATGAATGTACCGGCTGCATTGGGTCGACGAGGGAGGCAAAGTTTGATATTCATACGCCGAGCACTTGTATGTATATGAAAATGTGTACATACATCTGCGGATGTGGATTTCCACTGCAACCGCCCGTCGTCAATCGCAAATTGGATTAGCAGTGGGCGACGGTTGGGGGGCGCCTGACCCAGAAAAGATGATAATGCGGTGCCGGCAAGAAAATATACTTGTTAAACTTACAatcatatatacacatatatctTTGACAGAAACACCCTGACTATCTTTTTATCTCTGATtatcttttgcttttttttcaaaaattagcTCACTAAAATCCACTCTTTTTCAGTATATACGAATGATATTACCGTGCTCTACAAGAAGGCAAACCCAACTGCAATTAACAGTAATTGGCGCAGCCATTCAGCAGCATTGCAAAACTGCAGGAAGAGCAAACCAAAAAAGTcgatttgaacaattttaaactGGCTGCATCAGTAATATAAAATGCTTCATAAGAATGCACCTGAGTTTTCAATGATAGAATAGAATGTAATGGTAGATAGAATGTAAATGATAGAATGATGCGTTTTCGACCGTATAAAGTGTTCTCGTTCAGGATCTCTGGCCAAGTCGACCTAGCCGTACGGAAATATCCGTATGAACGtggagatctcaggaactaaaCAAGCTAGAATGTTAAGAATAAGCATGCTGAGACGCAGTTACTGATatagccacgcccacaatccGCCAAAAACTGTCTCGtccacacttttaaaattcaatttctatcgatatgccaaaatatgtttaaatttctCGTCAGCAATACTAGCTGAGTACCTTGTATCTGATAgtaactcgactatagcgatccctcttgtttttatttagtttcgCACTGGCCGGTTTTGCATTATccgccacttttttggtgaagacAAATCATACCGAATAGATTTTCAGATTCTAATTGGGAATAAGTTAGAATTAATGTAATAGCAATCTAATAGTAAAATTTACTGGAGTAAATGAATGTACATAAGTATGATTGCGAAAAATTAACAACGCTGATCAAATATAATTCTGCTGTAAAATGCACAAGTGCAGAATAAACATTTGCAGGACACTATATGAAGTCCAAAAACACaccacatatatatgtagagaCTCATGGCTCCATCACTCAGATCTTATTTGGAAACACTGATTTCAAATTAACTTTCCCCTTTATGTGTCCCAATATGAAAGATTCGAAATTTACATTACATTTAAGATGGCGTTGATGTACTTTTAGGCATGTTGCGTAGTCTGAATTAGAGAATTTCTCGAAAACGGCTAAACCTATTTTGATCAAATATTTACCACAATTAACAGCTACGAACGGGCGTTAATGGTAAACACAATTACAAGCCGTTAGCAtagtataatatataaatttgaaaatgtttggtTTGTATGTATAGGCAGCACTATCGAAATTACTATCGTAAATGTCAGCAATGTACATTTAGTCATGTTGGGTACAGTCTGACGCGGGCTGCTATCGAATCTCAatattttttctaaaaatcttaaaattaGAGAATATCTCGAAAACGG
This window contains:
- the LOC6733186 gene encoding transmembrane protein 164, whose translation is MGWDWAVGGISDEIPRTTGPECINYMTDRRRWLETILLSALFIFIMHRSWQRLAPIKLPPPNEIQKPHSPTRLFLLIALSMIFGIEMGFKLSGQSMIFALNPCHVQSCLQIYLLAAKPTKTTTALFRIQMSNLNGPFLAFLFPEVEGRTYPFEQATYWIQHALLYIIPIYIIRSGAYTVEDLSEFHWSHIGTAFMLFYHFALLSPLSIFTGINLDHMLCAAMSDPFQGSNYRIFACCHQTLLCPLLSKGTVVLFGRRNWSSSGLNGAGSMPETRSEAAQYHQLTQGDYAMQEEANLRHRYSNQEAVDDGHPHDAGEMASLTAEYTMPTTKID